GACCCAATGCGGATGTGCCGCACTCAGGCTCAGGTAATTCCTGACCCTGGCGTGCTAGCATTCGATGCATGCGCTTCGACTTGACCGACCTGCGCCTGTTTCTGCATATCCACGAGACCGGCTCCATTACCGGCGGCGCGCAACGCACGCACATGACGCTGGCCTCGGCCAGCGAGCGCGTGCGCGGCATGGAAGACACCCTGGGCGTGCCCCTGCTGGTGCGCGAGCGCCACGGGGTGCGCGTCACCGCCGCCGGCCGCACCCTGCTGCACCATGCCCGCGCGGTGCTTCAGCAGGTCGAGCGCATGCATGGCGAACTGGATCAATACGGTCATGGCATCAGGGGCCACGTCAGGCTGCTGTGCAACACGGCCGCGCTGAGCGAATACCTGCCCGACGCGCTGTGCGGCTTCCTGGCCCGCCATCCGCGCATCTCGGTGGATGTCGAAGAACGGCTCAGCGCCGACATCGCCGACGCCATGCGGGCCGGCGCGGCCGATATCGGCATCCTGGCCGATTCCGCCGACCTGCAGGGCCTGCAGACGCACCCGTTCCGCCATGACCCGCTGGTGCTGGTGGTGGCGCGCGGCCACGCGCTGGCGCAATCGGCCAGCGTGGGGCTGGCCGAGATCGCGGCCCATGACTTCATCGGCCTGGCCGAAGGCAGCGCCCTGCAGGACCACATCGCCCAGCATGCGCGGCGCGCCGGCGCGCCGCTGAACTACCGGGTGCGGCTGCGCAGCTTCGACGCCATCTGCCGCCTGGCGGGCGGCGGCATAGGCATCGGTATCGTGCCGCGCGCCGCGGCGCGGCGCTGCGCGCGCGCCACCGGCATCAAGGCGGTGGCGCTCGATGCGCCATGGGCGAACCGCAACCTGCTGCTGTGCGTGCGGCGCGCCGAAGACCTGCCCGCCTATGCCCTGCAGATGCTGCGGCACCTGCAGGGCGCGGCGCAGCCGGCGCAACGGAAATGATCGCCAGGTCGCCAGGTGTCTGACTCCCGCAGGGTGTCAGACACCGTGCTATTGAGACAATCGCGGCACACTTCGGTGTCTGACACCCATGGCGCTACCTTAAGGCCGATCCGGTGATTTCCTGGCTATTGACCTCGTGTACCTGTGGATATTCCGCTTTGGGGTTTGCGTTCTAGCCCCGTCCCACGTCGTCCGGGCCAGCGGTGTCGGCGCACGTGCGTCGGGCTCGGGCGCAACCAGGCGCCCTCGGCCTGCTGCGCAGGCTGCCCCGCCGCCCAACGCGCCGACACCGCTGGCCCGCACGACGCGGGACTGCGATAGTTGAATTCGAACCGCCGCTCAGCACCCGTATCGCAGGATCGGCCAGCTTATCCAGGTGCCTGACACCCTGCGGGAGTCAGACACCTGGGATCCCTGGGACCATTGCGATCACTCGGGCCACGGCGGCTGCGCGAAGTGGCCGGCCAGGAAATCGACCAGCGCGCGCACGCGCGGCGGCACGTGGCGCCGCGTGGGATACACGGCGTAGATGCCCAGTTCGGCGCAACGGTACTGCGGCAGCAGCTCCACCAGGGTGCCGGCCCGCAGGGCGTCGCCGACCAGGAAGGTCGGCTGCAGGATGATGCCCAGGTGCGCCAGCGCGGCTTCCATGCAGGTGTCGCCGTTGTTGGCGCGCATGACGGGCTGGATGCGCACGCTGACCTCGCCCTCTCGGCCGTGGAAATGCCATTCGTCTCGGCCGGCCCAGTAGCTGTAGGCGATGGCGGCATGCATGGCCAGCTCTTTGGGGTGCGCGGGCTCGCCGCGCGCCCGGAGGTAGCCGGGGCTGGCGCACAGCACCATGCGCGTAGAAGCCAGGTGGCGGCTGACCAGCGTGGAATCGGCCAGCTGCGAGATGCGCACGGCCACATCGTAGCCTTCGTCGACCAGGTCGACCATGCGGTCGGCCAGGGTGATGTCCAGCATCAGCTTGGGATGCTGGGCCTTGAAGGCGGCCCACAGGCCAGCCAGGTGGCGCACGCCGAAAGTCAGCGGCGCGTTCACGCGCAGCAGCCCGCCGACTTCGCCGCTGCGGCTGTTGACTTCGGTTTCGGCGTCTTCGACTTCGGCCAGCAGCACCTTGCAGCGTTCATAGAACAACTGCCCTTCTTCGGTCAGGGACTGCCTGCGCGTGGTCCGCTGCATCAGGCGCACGCCCAGCCGGGCTTCCAGTTCCGTCACGTGGCGCGAGACGCCCGCCTTGGACATGCGCAGCCCCTCGGCCGCTTTCACGAAGCTGCCCGCCTCGACCACGGCGGTGAATACGCGCATTTCTTCGAATCGGTCCATATTAACCACCATCCTGGAACAATATATCCACAAATGGCCTATTTATCTCGATTCGTTAGGCAATTAAAGTCTAGTGAACGGCCGGCCCTGCTGGGGCCGGCCCTAACGGAGATTTTCTGCCATGCAAGCCCAGCCTACTCTTTTCGTATCCCACGGGGCCCCCACTTTTGCCCTGGAACCCGGCCGCGCCGGGCCGCTGCTGGCGGCGCTGGGACAGCGCCGCCCGGCGCCGGCCGCGGTACTGATCGTATCGCCGCACTGGATGACCCGCGGCCTGGCCGTCACGGCGGCCGCCCGGCCGCAAACCATTCATGATTTCGGCGGCTTTCCCGCGCCACTGTACGCGCTGCAATACCCCGCCCCCGGCGACCCCGCCCTGGCGGCGCGCGTGGCGGCGCTGCTGGGCCAGGCCGGCCATCCGGTGGCGCTGGATGCGGAGCGCGGCCTGGATCACGGCGCCTGGGTGCCCATGCTGCACATGTTTCCCGCGCACGACGTGCCGGTGGTGCAACTGTCTCTGCCGGCCACCCTGGACCCGGCGCAGGCCTGGGAACTGGGGCGCAGCCTGGCGCCGCTGTCGGGCGAAGGCGTGCTGATTGTGGGCTCGGGCAGCCTGACCCACAACCTGTATGAATTCCGCCAGCGCGACGGCGCCGATGAGCCTTATGTGCGGGCCTTTGCCGACTGGGCCCGCGCGGCGGTGCGCGCGCGCGACCGCCAGGCCCTGGAAGGCTATCTGGATGCCGCCCCGCAGGCGCGCCGGGCGCACCCCACGGCCGAGCACTACCTGCCGCTGCTGATTGCCGCCGGCGCCGCAGCGCCAGGGTACGACGTGCAAGTGCTGGATGGCGGCATCAGTCATGGCGTGCTGTCGATGGATGCCTACGTGTTCAACGCGCCGGCGGCGCATTGACGCCGGCGGGCGGGTCGGCGGCGTTCTGGCGCAGCCATTGCAGGGACTTCTGCCCCGCCCGGCCATCGGCCGTGAAGCCGGCTTCGCGCTGCACGGCCTGCAGCGCCTCGCGGGTGCGCGCCCCGATCAGGCCATCGGGCTCGCCAATATCGTATCCGCGCGCGATCAGCAACGACTGCAATTCGCGCCGTTCGGCCCGCGACAGGCCCGGATCGTCGGTGGGCCAGGCCTGCACGAACGGGCCGGCGCCGCGCAGCCGGTCGGATAAATGCGCGATGGCCAGCGCGTAGCTTTCGGCCGCGTTGTACGAATACACCGCATCGAAATTGCGCGTGACCAGGAAGGCCGGCCCGCGCGGGCCGGCCGGCAGCAGCAGGCCTGCCTGCATATCGCCGGCAGGCAGGGGCCGGCCGTCGGCGCGCTTGACGCCCTGCGCGGCCCAGGCCGACATGGGGCGCTTGTTGCGGCGGCCCGCATTGCTGGTGTCCAGGCCCGCCGGCAGGGACACTTCGAAGCCCCAGGGCAGGTCCGGCTTCCAGCCCGCCTGTTTCAGGAAATTGGCCGTCGAGGCCAGGGCGTCGGGCACGCTGTCGACTAGGTCGCGGCGCCCGTCGCCGTCGAAATCCACCGCCAGGCGCAAATAAGTGGACGGCATGAACTGCGTCTGGCCGAAGGCGCCGGCCCACGAGCCGTTCAGTCGCTCGGGCCGCACGTGCTCTTGCTGGATGATTTTCAGCGTGGCGAAAAACTCGCCGCGGAAATAGCTTTGGCGGCGCCCGAAGCAGGACAGCGTCGACAGCGAGGTCAGCAGCGGCCGCCCGCCCAGTTTCTTGCCGAAATTGCTTTCCACGCCCCATACCGCCACGACCGTGGCCGGGTCGACGCCGAACTGCGCCTGCGCGCGGGCCAGCTCGGCATGCCACTGCCGCAGGGCCTGCCGGCCGTCGGCGATGCGCTCGTCATCGACCAGCGCGGCCAGGTAGTCCCAGATGGGGGTCTTGAATTCGGGCTGTGCGTCCAGCGAGGCGATCACGCTCATGTCGGGCGCCAGGCCCCGGGTATAGGTGTCGAACGTGCCGGCGGACACGCCCTGCCCGGCCGCCTGGCCGCGCAACTGCGCCAGGCAGCTGGCGTATGCGGCGGGGTCGGCGGAAGCGGCGCCGGCGGCCGCATCGGAGGCCGGCGCGGCGCGCACGCCGCCCGCCAGCATGGCCAGGCACAACAGGGAAAGAGAGTATCGGGAGATCATGGCGTCGATTCTATAGGCAGGCGCGAACCCGCGCCGCCCGGCCGCGCCGCCCCGTAGTATCGCGCTGTAACCGCGCGCGGCCTAGGGTTGCTGCAAGGCCTGCAGCTCGGCGTCGTCGAAGCCGGCCTGACGGCGCGCCGCCAGGTTGAACGGGCCGCGCAGCTTCGGGGCGCCGTAGCGGCGCGCCAGTTCGGCATAGCACGCCAGCGGATCCAGGCCGCGCTGCGCGCACAGGTGGCGAAACCAGCGGTTGCCGATTGCCACATGGCCGATCTCGTCGCGCAGGATGATGTCCAGGATGGCCGCGCCGGCGGCATCGCCCGCGCCGGCCAGCTTGTCGCGGATCAGCGGCGAGGCATCCAGCCCGCGCGCCTCGAGCGTGCGCGGCACCAGGGCCAGGCGGGCCAGCAGGTCGCCGCGGGTTTTCTCGGCCATTTCCCACAGCCCGTTGTGGGCCGGGAAATCGCCATAGGCATGGCCCAGGGTGCCCAGGTGGTCATTCAGCAGTTCGAAGTGATAGGCTTCTTCGCGCGCCACCTGCAGCCAGTCGCGGTAGTACTGGGCCGGCATCGCGTCATAGCGCCACACCGCATCCAGCGCCAGGTTGACCGCGTTGAACTCGATATGCGCCAGCGCGTGCAGCAGCGCGGCCCGCCCTTCGGGCGATTGCACCGAACGCTGCCTGACCTGGGCCGGCGGCACCAGTGGCGGGGCGTCTGGCCGCCCCGGCAGGCCGGCGGGCGCATCCAGCCGGGCGTCGGCGTCGATGGGCGCGGCATCGCCGATGGCGCGCACGGCGGCCAGCTTGTCGGGCCAGGCGCGCGCGGCCAGCGCGGCCAGCGCCTGCCGGCGTGCGGAATCGGGAAAGGCGGTAGCGGTCATGCCCGGGGCCTGTTGACACGGAAAAGCGCCGCGCGCCGGCCGCGTATCGGGCGGCGGCGCGGCGGCGGCACAGCCCAGACTTTATCATTGCACCATGAGCCCCCCTGCCCGCCTTGCAATCGAAACCTCGCTGTCCCGGGTGGACGCATGCCAATGGAACGCGCTGGCGGGCGCGCAGCCGTTTGTGCGCCATGAGTTCCTGGCGGCGCTGCATGACACCGGCTGCGCCGCGCCCGACACCGGCTGGGCCCCGTACTACCTGGTGCTGCGGCGCGCCGGCCGGCTGGCCGGGGCCGTGCCGCTGTACCTGAAAGGACATTCGCGCGGCGAGTATGTGTTCGACTATGCCTGGGCCGATGCCTTCGAACGCCACGGCCTGCGCTATTACCCCAAGCTGCTGGCCGCGGTGCCCTTCACCCCGGTGGGCGGGCCGCGCCTGCTGGCCGCCAGCCACGACGACCGCCTGGAACTGGCGCGCGGCCTGATCGAACTGGCGCAGGGCCTGAAGGTATCGTCGCTGCATATCCTGTTTCCCGGCGAAGACGACCTGGCGGCGCTGCGCCAGGCCGGCTACCTGGTGCGCGAAGGCGTGCAGTTCCACTGGCGCAATGCCGGCTACGCCGGCCTGGATGCCTTCCTGGCGGAACTGAATCACGACAAGCGCAAGAAAATCCGCCAGGACCGCAAGAAGGTGCAGGCCGCCGGCGTCGAATTCCGTTGGCTCAGCGGCGCGCAGATCGATGCCGAAGCACTGGCGTTTTTCTACCGCTGCTACCGGCACACTTACTTCGCCCACGGCAACCCGCCTTATCTCAGCGCCGATTTCTTCCAGCGCCTGCATGCCGGCCAGCCGGACGCGCTGGTGCTGATCGTGGCGGTGCGCAACGGCGAACCCATCGCGGCCGCGCTGAACATGCGGGGCGGCGACACGCTGTACGGCCGGTATTGGGGCGCCCTGGAATTCGTGCCGGGCCTGCACTTCGAGACCTGCTACCTGCAGTCCATCGACTACTGCATCCGGCGCGGACTGGCGTGCTTCGAAGGCGGCGCGCAGGGCGAGCACAAGATGGCGCGCGGCCTGCTGCCGACCCCCACGTGGTCGGCGCACTGGATCGCCGACCAGCGTTTCGCGGCGGCGATCGAAGATTTCCTGGAACGCGAAACCGAGGCCGTGGACGACTACCTGGGCGAACTCGAAGCCCACACGCCGTTCCGGCGCCCCTACAAAAAGTGATCGAGCAGGCGGCGGCTGTGCCGGTCCAGCGCCGCCGTGTCGCGCACCAGGTAATGGATGCCGTGGCTGTCTGAAATCAGCAGCATCTGGCCGGCCAGGCGGCGGATGTCTTCTTCGCCCTTCAGCGTGAACTCGGTAGGGCCGCGGTCGGTGTGCACCTGCCACACCGACGGCGTGGCGAATGCCGACACGGCCTGGATGCGCTGGATTTCCGGCATGAATTCGCGGCTGGCCAGCGCTTCTTCGACCTGCTGGCGCGCGCGCGGCGGCAAACCTTCCAGGGTATCGAACCAGGCCAGTTCGTGGCCGTCGGCGCTGATGATCGACACGCCCTGCGACGGGGCGCTAACCGGAAACGCCCGCACGGCCTGCACACCCTCGTGCGCCAGGCCATCCGCGGACACATACACCAGCCGGCCCAGGGCATTGCGGTACAGCTCGAAAGCGGGAAGCGTCATGGCGGGCTCGCGGAGGGTTCAGTCGTGGGGCGCATCGTCGCCATCGTCGCCGCCGCCGTCGCGCAGGTCGGCCTCGCCGGAACGCGCCTGCGCCTGGTACAGGCGATAGTACGCGCCCTGGCGCGCCATCAGCGCCTCGTGCCGGCCCTGTTCGACGACGCGCCCGTGGTCCAGCACGACCAGCCGGTCGGCGCGGCGCAGCGTACTCAGGCGGTGGGCGATGGCGATGGTGGTGCGTCCGCGCACCAGGTTGTCGAGCGCTTTCTGGATTTCCTTTTCGGTGGTGGTGTCCACCGACGAGGTCGCTTCGTCCAGGATCAGGATGCGCGGATCGATCAGCAGCGCGCGCGCGATCGAGATGCGCTGGCGTTCGCCGCCCGACAGGGCCTGCCCGCGTTCGCCGACCAGCGAGTCGTAGCCGTGCGGCAGACGCAGGATGAATTCGTGGGCGTGGGCCGCGCGGGCCGCGGCCACGATCTCGGCGCGCGTGGCCTGCGGCCGGCCATAGGCGATGTTCTCGGCGATGGTGCCGAAAAACAGGAACGGCTCTTGCAGCACCAGGCCGATATGGCGGCGGTGGTCGGCGATGCGCAGGTTGCGGATATCCACGCCGTCGACCAGGATCGCGCCTTCGGACACATCGTAGAACCGGCAGATCAGGTTGATCAGCGTGCTCTTGCCAGAGCCGCTGTGGCCCACCAGGCCGATCATTTCGCCGGGCGCGATGGCCAGGTCGAGCCCTTGGATGACCGAGCGGTTGCCGTAGCGGAACGCGACGTTGCGCAGTTCGATGCGGCCCGCCACGCGCTCGAGGTGCGCGGGCGCCTCGGGCTCGGGCACGCTGGAGACGTGGTCGAGGATGTCGAAAATGCGCTTGGCGCCGGCGGCGGCTTTTTGCGTCACCGACACGATGCGGCTCATTGAGTCGAGCCGCGTATAGAACCGGCCGATATACGCCAGGAAGGCCGCCAGCACGCCCACCGTGATCTGCTTGTTGGCCACCTGCCAGATGCCGAACACCCACACCACCAGCAGGCCGATTTCGGTCAGCAGTGTCACCGTGGGCGAAAACAGCGACCACAGGCTGTTGACGCGGTCGTTGACTTCCAGGTTGCGGTTGTTGGCCGTGCGGAAGCGCTGCACTTCGCGCTTTTCCTGCGCGAAGGCCTTCACCACGCGTATGCCCGGAATGGTGTCGGCCAGCACATTGGTGATGTCGGCCCAGATGCGGTCGACCTTTTCGAAGCCGTGGCGCAGCCGGTCGCGCACCGCGTGGATCATCCAGACGATGAACGGCAGCGGCGCCAGCGTGACCAGCGCCAGCCATGGATTGATGGACACCAGGATGGCCGCGGTCATGGCGATCATCAGGACGTCGGTGGCGAAATCGAGCAGGTGCAGCGACAGGAAAATGCAGATGCGGTCGGTTTCGCTGCCGATGCGCGAAATCAGGTCGCCGGTGCGCTTGCCGCCGAAGTACTGCAGCGACAGCTGCTGCAGGTGTTCGTAGGTGCTGGTGCGCAGGTCGGCGCCGATGCGCTCGCTGACCCAGGCCAGGATGTAGGTGCGCGCCCAGCCCAGCCCCCATGCCAGCACCGCCGAGGCCAGCAGGCCGCCCAGGTACAGGCGCACCAGCGAATAATCGATGGGCGCGCCGTTCTGGAACGGGATCAGCACGTCGTCCATCAGGGGCATGGTCAGGTACGGCGGCACCAGCGTGGCGGCCGTGGCCAACAGGGTCAGGACGAAGCCGGCCAGCAGCGCGCCGCGATAGGGCCGGGCAAAGCGCCACAGGCGCAGCAGCGCCCAGGTCGAAGGGGGCCGGGCCGGCGCCTGCGCACAGACCGGGCAGTCGGCCTGCCCCGCCGGCAGCGGCAGGTGGCAGGTGGAACAGGCGGGCGCGCCGGCCTGCTGGCCGGCCTGCCGGGCTTCGAACCCGGCCAGCAGGCGCAGGGCGGCGGCATTGCGGGCCAGAGTGAAGCGCCAGGCGGCCAGGCGCACCGGGCCGTCGCAGAGTTCGAGCGCCGCGGCGCCGGCATGGTCGTGCAGGGCCAGGCGCAGCCCGGGCGCGCAGGCCCAGTCGCGCCATTGCCCGTCGTCGGGCGAGCGCGCCAGCAGGCGCCGGTCGGTCAGGACGACCAGCCCCGGCCGAAAGGCCAGGTGCGCATCCAGGTCGGTTTCCAGCCATGCCAGGATGGCTTCGCCGGGCGCGAGGCGGGACTGCATCGCGTCGTGCCGGGCGGCCGGAGCCTGCCCGGAAACGCCGGGAAGAAGCTGCTTTTTAGTCATGGATGGCGATCCGCCATGGCCGGGTTGTCGGCCAGGCCGAACGTGTCCCTTCCGTACAACAACGCGAGTTTATCGGCGTGAAAAGGCGGCGTATAGTAGCAGCCGATTTCAGCAATTTCCATCCTAGGAATCCACCGCCCACGCATCGGCCCCGCTTCCTGCCCGACATCCCCGCCCGCCATCCCCGGGGTTTCCTGTCCGCCGACGCGCCTACCCCCACTCAAACATGAAAGACAAAGACATTGAATTTCTCGATGTCGTGGCTTTGCGCGGCCCGAACATTTGGACCTACCGCCCGGTGCTTGAAGCCTGGGTCGATATCGGCGCCCTGGAAGACTACCCGTCCAATACCATTCCGGGGCTCTACGAACGGCTGTCCGCCTGGCTGCCCGGCCTGATCGAACACCGCTGCAGCCCCGGCGTGCGCGGCGGCTTCCTGCAGCGCCTGCGCGAAGGCACCTGGCCCGGCCACATTCTGGAACACGTCACGCTCGAACTGCAGACCCTGGCGGGCCTGCCCGGCGGTTTCGGCAAGGCGCGCGAAACCTCCACGCGCGGGGTCTACAAGGTGGTGGTGCGGGCCTGGCAGGAACAGGTGGCCCGCGCCGCGCTGGAAGAAGCGCGCGAACTGGTCATGGCGGCCATCCAGGACCGCCCGTTCGACGTGCCGCGCAGCGTCGGCCGGCTGCATGACCTGGTCGACAGCCATTGCCTGGGGCCCAGCACGGCATGCATCGTCGATGCCGCCGACGACCGCGACATCCCCTGCATCCGGCTGTTCGAGGGCAACCTGGTGCAGTTCGGCTATGGCGCGCGCCAGCGCCGCATCTGGACCGCCGAAACCGACCGCACCAGCGCCATCGCCGAGGGCATCTCGCGCGACAAAGACCTGACCAAGGCGCTGCTGTCGGAATGCGGCGTGCCGGTGCCCGAAGGCCGCCAGGCCGACAGCCCCGAAGATGCCTGGGAAGCCGCGCAGGACATCGGCCTGCCGGTGGTGGTAAAGCCCTGCGACGGCAACCACGGCCGGGGCGTGTTCACCAACCTGGCCAGCCAGGCCGAAGTGCTGTCGGCCTACGCCGTGGCGGTCGAAGAAGGCAGCGGCGTGCTGGTCGAACGCTTCGTGCCGGGCAATGAACATCGCCTGCTGGTGGTGGGCGACCGTCTGGTCGCGGCGGCCGCCGGCGAGCCGGCCTGGATCACCGGCGACGGCGAGAACACCGTGTCGAGCCTGGTCGAACGGCAGATCAACAGCGATCCGCGCCGCGGCCGTACCGAAAACCATCCCCTGAACGTTGTGCGCCTGGATTCCGCGGCGCGCCTGGAACTGGCGCGCCAATCGCTGTCGGCCGACAGCGTGCCCGCGGCGGGCCGGCGCGTGCTGATCCAGCGCAGCGGCAACGTGGCCTTCGACGTCACCGACCGCGTGCACCCCGATACCGCGGCCACCGTGGCGCTGGCCGCGAAGATCGTGGGCCTGGACGTGGCCGGCGTGGATCTGGTGGCCGAAGACATCTCGCAGCCGCTGGACGGGCAGCGCGGCGCCATTGTCGAAGTGAACGCCGGGCCGGGCCTGCTGATGCACCTGAAACCGGCCGACGGCCCGCCGCGCCCGGTGGGCCGCGCCATCGTCGACCACCTGTTTCCGGCCGGCGACGACGGCCGCATCCCGGTGGTGGGCATCGCCGGCACCAATGGCAAGACGGTGGTCGCGCGCCTGGTGGCGCGCCTGCTGGCGCTGTCCGGCCGGCACACCGGGCTGGCCTGCAGCGAAGGCCTGTACCTGGGCGCTCGGCTGGTGCAGGCCGGCGACCGCGCCGACTGGGCCAGCGGCCGGCGGCTGCTGATGAACCGCAGCGTCGAGGCCGCGGTCATCGAGAACGACAGCGGCGTCATCCTGGGCCAGGGCCTGGCCTACGACCGCTGCCAGGTCGGCGTGGTCACCAACATCGACCAGGGCGACCACCTGGGCGATTTCGACATCCAGGACACCGACCGCCTGGTCGACGTGTTCCGCACCCAGGTCGACGTGGTGCTGCCCGGCGGCGCGGCCGTGCTCAATGCGCGCGACCCGCGCGTGGCCGGCATGGCGCCGCTGTGCGACGGCGACGTGGTGTTTTTCGGCATCGACCCCGCCCTGCCGGCCATCGCCGGTCAGCTCGCGCAGGGCCGGCGGGCAGTGTTCCTGCGCGGCGGCTCGATCGTGCTGGCCGAGGGCCGCAACGAGACACTGCTGGCCGACATCGCGGCCATACCGCTGACCCACGGCGCGCGGGTCGAGTTCCAGGTCGAGAATGTGCTGGCGGCTGTCGGCACCGCCTGGGCGCTGGGCATACCCGAACCCATCATCCGCGCCGGCATCGAGGCCTTCGACATCGACCAGGCCGACGCCCCCTGGCAGTTCACCCTGTTCGAGCGGGGCGGCGCCACGGTGGTGGTGGACGACGTGCACAACGCCTCGGCGCTGCGGGCCCTGCTCGATGCCGCGGCCCGCTTCCCGGCCAGCCGCCGCTGCGCCGTCTACGCGGCCGGGGCCGACCGCCGCGACGCCGACCTGATCGAGCAGGGCCGCCTGCTGGCCGGCGCCTTCGACCGCGTAGTGCTTTACGACGACGCCACGGTGTCCAGCCGGCGTCCGGCCGGCCAGGCCCGCGCGCTGCTGCGCCAGGGCCTGGCGCAGGGCCCGCGGCCGGTCGAGGTGCACGACGAGCCCGATCATGCCCGCGCCATCGGCATGGCGCTCGACTCCATCCGGGCCGGCGATTTCGTGCTGCTGCAGTCCGACGAAGCCTATTCCGGCCCCACCATCGACCGCGTGCGCCGCTGGATCCAACAATAAAGCCCCAGGACCCCTGCTCATGGAAGTCTCCCGTATCCGAGCGTTGCGCGGCCCCAATCTCTGGAGCCGCAATACCGCGATCGAAGCCATCGTCACCTGCCACGACGCCGAGTGCGCCATCGACGAGCACCTGCCCGAGTTCGAGGCCCGGCTGCGCGCGCGCTTCCCGCAGATCGGCAGGCTGCGGCCCGACGGCCAGCAGGAAGCGCTGTCGATCGCGCACGTGCTGCAGGTAAGCGCGCTGGCGCTGCAGGCGCATGCCGGCTGCCCGGTGGCCTTTGGCCGCACTGCCGCCACCATCGAGCCCGGCGTGTTCCAGATCGTGGTGGAATACAGCGAAGAAGCCGTGGGCCGGCTGGCTGTCGAACAGGCCGCGCAACTGATCGACGCGGCGCTGGCCGATGCGCCGTTCGACCTGGCCGGCGCGCTGGCGCGCCTGCGCGAGCTCGACGAAGACCTGCGCCTGGGCCCCAGCACCGCGTCCATCGTCAACGCCGCCATGGCCCGCAACATTCCCTTCCGCCGCCTCACCCAGGGCAGCATGGTGCAGTTCGGCTGGGGCAGCCGCCAGCGCCGCATCCAGGCGGCCGAAACCGATGCCACCAGCGCCATTGCCGAATCCATCGCGCAAGACAAAGACCTGACCAAGATGCTGCTCGACGCGGCCGGCGTGCCGGTGCCGCTGGGCCGCTCGGTATCGGATCCGCAAGCCGCGTGGGATGCCGCCCGCGAACTGGGCGGGCCGGTCGTGCTCAAGCCGCGCGACGGCAGCCAGGGGCGCGGCGTGGCGGTCAACGTCGAGACGCGCGAGCAGGTCATGGCCGCCTACCAGGCGGCGGCCGACATCAGCGGCGAAGTCATTGTCGAACGCTATATCCCCGGCCACGATTTCCGCCTACTGGTCGTGGGCGACAGTCTGGTGGCCGCGGCGCGCCGCGATCCCCCGCAAGTCACCGGCGACGGGCGCCACACCATCCGCGAACTGGTCGAGCAGGTCAATGCCGACCCGCTGCGCGGCGACGGCCACGCTACCTCGCTGACCAAGATCCGCTTCGACGACATCGCGCTGGCCACGCTCAAAAAACAGGGCTGCGATGCCGACTCGGTGCCCGCGGCGGGCACGCTGGTGGCGCTGCGCCACAATGCCAACCTGAGCACCGGCGGATCCGCCACCGATGTCACCGATGAAGTGCATCCCGAGCTGGCGGCGCGCGCGGTGACCGCGGCCCGCATGGTGGGCCTGGATATCTGCGGCGTGGACGTGGTGGCCGAAACCGTGCACCTGCCGCTCGAAGAGCAGCACGGCGGCGTGGTCGAGGTCAACGCGGCGCCGGGGCTGCGCATGCACCTGAGCCCCTCGTTCGGCAAGGGCCGCGCGGTGGGAGAGGCCATTATTTCCAGCATGTTCGCCGATGGCGACGACGGCCGCATCCCGGTGGTGGCGGTGGCCGGCACCAACGGCAAGACCACCACCGTGCGGCTGACCGCGCACCTGCTGGCCGGCACCGGCCGGCGGGTCGGCATGACCAACTCCGACGGCGTCTATATCGGCGCGCGCGGCATCGACAGCGGCGACTGCAGCGGCCCGCGCAGCGCGCGCCGCATCCTGGCGCATCCGGGCGTGGACGCGGCGGTGTTCGA
This genomic window from Bordetella petrii contains:
- the cphA gene encoding cyanophycin synthetase, whose product is MEVSRIRALRGPNLWSRNTAIEAIVTCHDAECAIDEHLPEFEARLRARFPQIGRLRPDGQQEALSIAHVLQVSALALQAHAGCPVAFGRTAATIEPGVFQIVVEYSEEAVGRLAVEQAAQLIDAALADAPFDLAGALARLRELDEDLRLGPSTASIVNAAMARNIPFRRLTQGSMVQFGWGSRQRRIQAAETDATSAIAESIAQDKDLTKMLLDAAGVPVPLGRSVSDPQAAWDAARELGGPVVLKPRDGSQGRGVAVNVETREQVMAAYQAAADISGEVIVERYIPGHDFRLLVVGDSLVAAARRDPPQVTGDGRHTIRELVEQVNADPLRGDGHATSLTKIRFDDIALATLKKQGCDADSVPAAGTLVALRHNANLSTGGSATDVTDEVHPELAARAVTAARMVGLDICGVDVVAETVHLPLEEQHGGVVEVNAAPGLRMHLSPSFGKGRAVGEAIISSMFADGDDGRIPVVAVAGTNGKTTTVRLTAHLLAGTGRRVGMTNSDGVYIGARGIDSGDCSGPRSARRILAHPGVDAAVFETARGGILREGLAFDRCDVAIVTNLGMGDHLGLGYISTVEDLAVVKRVIVQYVHAGGTAVLNATDPIVADMASACPGAVAFFSSDPAHPLIGTHRAQGHRVVYRDGPAIVAAQGDTETRIALADIPLAHNGAIAFQVDNAMAAIAAAWSLGVGWPVIRQGLASFVSDAQTVPGRFNMFDYRGATVIADYGHNPDAIQALVQAVEALPAQRRSVVISGAGDRRDDDLRRQTEILGDAFDTVVLYEDQCQRGRAEGEVLALLRQGLAGARRASNVKEIHGEFLAIDTALAGLAPGDLCLVLVDQVEAALAHLKQRVAAG
- the cphA gene encoding cyanophycin synthetase — protein: MKDKDIEFLDVVALRGPNIWTYRPVLEAWVDIGALEDYPSNTIPGLYERLSAWLPGLIEHRCSPGVRGGFLQRLREGTWPGHILEHVTLELQTLAGLPGGFGKARETSTRGVYKVVVRAWQEQVARAALEEARELVMAAIQDRPFDVPRSVGRLHDLVDSHCLGPSTACIVDAADDRDIPCIRLFEGNLVQFGYGARQRRIWTAETDRTSAIAEGISRDKDLTKALLSECGVPVPEGRQADSPEDAWEAAQDIGLPVVVKPCDGNHGRGVFTNLASQAEVLSAYAVAVEEGSGVLVERFVPGNEHRLLVVGDRLVAAAAGEPAWITGDGENTVSSLVERQINSDPRRGRTENHPLNVVRLDSAARLELARQSLSADSVPAAGRRVLIQRSGNVAFDVTDRVHPDTAATVALAAKIVGLDVAGVDLVAEDISQPLDGQRGAIVEVNAGPGLLMHLKPADGPPRPVGRAIVDHLFPAGDDGRIPVVGIAGTNGKTVVARLVARLLALSGRHTGLACSEGLYLGARLVQAGDRADWASGRRLLMNRSVEAAVIENDSGVILGQGLAYDRCQVGVVTNIDQGDHLGDFDIQDTDRLVDVFRTQVDVVLPGGAAVLNARDPRVAGMAPLCDGDVVFFGIDPALPAIAGQLAQGRRAVFLRGGSIVLAEGRNETLLADIAAIPLTHGARVEFQVENVLAAVGTAWALGIPEPIIRAGIEAFDIDQADAPWQFTLFERGGATVVVDDVHNASALRALLDAAARFPASRRCAVYAAGADRRDADLIEQGRLLAGAFDRVVLYDDATVSSRRPAGQARALLRQGLAQGPRPVEVHDEPDHARAIGMALDSIRAGDFVLLQSDEAYSGPTIDRVRRWIQQ